The Paenibacillus sp. RUD330 genome has a segment encoding these proteins:
- the rplX gene encoding 50S ribosomal protein L24, producing the protein MPKVKKVLESHNNKLHVKKDDTVIVITGKDKGKKGRVIAAYPRENRVLIEGVNMVKKHTRPSQANPQGGILEQEAPIHVSNVMHVDPKSGKVTRIGYKVLDNGKKVRVAKRSGEVID; encoded by the coding sequence ATGCCAAAGGTTAAAAAAGTTCTGGAATCCCACAACAACAAGCTGCACGTGAAGAAAGACGATACCGTTATCGTCATCACGGGCAAGGATAAAGGCAAAAAAGGCCGCGTCATCGCAGCTTACCCTCGTGAGAACCGTGTCCTGATCGAAGGCGTTAACATGGTGAAGAAGCATACGCGTCCTTCCCAAGCGAACCCGCAGGGCGGCATCCTCGAGCAGGAAGCTCCGATCCACGTTTCCAACGTGATGCACGTAGATCCGAAGAGCGGCAAAGTAACGCGCATCGGCTACAAAGTGCTTGATAACGGCAAAAAAGTCCGCGTAGCTAAGCGCTCCGGCGAAGTTATCGACTAA
- the rpsJ gene encoding 30S ribosomal protein S10 — translation MAKQKIRIRLKAYDHRILDQSAEKIVETAKRSGAGVSGPIPLPTEKQIITILRAVHKYKDSREQFEQRTHKRLIDIVNPTPQTVDALMRLDLPSGVDIEIKL, via the coding sequence ATGGCAAAGCAAAAGATTCGTATTCGCTTGAAAGCATACGATCACCGCATTCTTGATCAGTCTGCAGAGAAAATCGTTGAAACTGCAAAACGTTCCGGGGCAGGCGTTTCCGGTCCGATTCCGCTTCCGACGGAAAAGCAAATCATCACCATTCTCCGTGCAGTACACAAGTACAAGGATTCGCGCGAGCAATTCGAACAGCGTACGCATAAGCGTCTGATCGATATTGTGAACCCGACTCCGCAAACGGTCGATGCTCTGATGCGCCTGGACCTGCCGTCCGGTGTAGATATCGAAATCAAACTGTAA
- the rpsS gene encoding 30S ribosomal protein S19 — translation MGRSLKKGPFIDGYLLKKVEELNAANKKTVIKTWSRRSTIFPQFIGHTLAVYDGRKHVPVYVTEDMVGHKFGEFAPTRTYKGHDDDKKTGRR, via the coding sequence ATGGGTCGTAGTTTGAAAAAAGGTCCTTTCATCGACGGGTACCTGCTGAAGAAAGTTGAAGAACTGAATGCAGCGAACAAGAAAACGGTGATCAAAACCTGGTCCCGCCGTTCCACCATCTTCCCGCAATTCATCGGACACACGCTGGCTGTTTATGACGGCCGCAAGCACGTGCCGGTATACGTGACGGAAGACATGGTTGGACACAAGTTCGGTGAATTCGCGCCGACTCGTACCTACAAAGGTCACGACGACGACAAAAAAACGGGCAGACGTTAA
- the rpsC gene encoding 30S ribosomal protein S3, with protein MGQKVNPVGLRIGVIRDWESKWYAGKDFGDLLMEDVRVREFLKGKLKDAAVSRIEIERASNRVNVTINTAKPGMVIGKGGSEVENLRNELTRLTNGKKVHINISEIKQADLDATLVAESIAQQLERRTSFRRAMKQALQRSMRAGAKGIKTSVSGRLGGAEIARQEGYSEGTVPLHTLRADIDYGTAEAHTTYGRIGVKVWIYRGEILPVKKKAAVQEGGN; from the coding sequence GTGGGTCAAAAGGTAAATCCGGTTGGTCTTCGCATCGGGGTCATCCGGGATTGGGAATCCAAATGGTACGCCGGTAAAGATTTCGGCGATCTTCTGATGGAAGACGTTCGAGTTCGCGAATTCCTCAAAGGCAAGCTGAAAGACGCTGCTGTGTCCCGCATCGAGATCGAGCGCGCATCGAACCGCGTGAACGTCACGATCAACACCGCGAAGCCAGGCATGGTCATCGGCAAGGGCGGTTCTGAAGTCGAGAACCTTCGCAACGAGCTGACTCGCCTGACGAACGGCAAAAAAGTGCACATCAACATCTCCGAAATCAAACAAGCCGATCTGGACGCAACGCTCGTTGCCGAAAGCATCGCACAACAGCTTGAGCGCCGGACTTCGTTCCGCCGCGCGATGAAGCAAGCTCTGCAGCGCTCGATGCGCGCAGGCGCAAAAGGAATCAAAACTTCTGTCAGCGGTCGTCTCGGCGGCGCCGAGATCGCTCGTCAAGAAGGATACAGCGAAGGAACCGTGCCGCTTCATACGCTGCGCGCCGATATCGACTACGGCACAGCTGAAGCACATACGACTTACGGCCGCATCGGCGTAAAAGTATGGATCTACCGCGGTGAAATCCTTCCTGTGAAGAAGAAAGCAGCCGTCCAGGAAGGAGGCAACTAA
- the rplN gene encoding 50S ribosomal protein L14 produces MIQPFTRLAVADNSGAKELMCIRVLGGTGRRVGHIGDLIVCSVKQATPGGVVKKGDVVKAVIVRTKRTVRRKDGSYIAFDENAAVIVKEDKSPRGTRIFGPVARELREKDFMKIVSLAPEVI; encoded by the coding sequence ATGATTCAACCTTTTACACGCCTTGCGGTTGCTGACAACTCTGGCGCAAAGGAACTGATGTGTATCCGCGTTCTGGGTGGTACGGGACGTCGCGTAGGACACATCGGCGATCTGATCGTCTGCTCTGTCAAACAAGCAACACCCGGTGGCGTTGTCAAAAAAGGCGATGTAGTCAAAGCGGTTATCGTGCGCACGAAGCGTACAGTTCGCCGCAAGGACGGTTCCTACATCGCATTCGACGAGAATGCAGCAGTCATCGTGAAGGAAGACAAGAGCCCGCGCGGCACCCGTATCTTCGGACCAGTTGCCCGTGAGCTTCGTGAGAAAGACTTCATGAAGATCGTATCGCTTGCACCGGAAGTTATCTAA
- the rplW gene encoding 50S ribosomal protein L23, translating to MKDPRDIIKRPVITEQTTELMGAKRYVFEVDIRANKTEIKAAIEQIFSVKVTNVNTLRVPAKPKRYGRHSGYTSEWKKAFVQLSEDSKELEFFESV from the coding sequence ATGAAAGATCCACGCGATATTATCAAGCGCCCGGTTATCACGGAACAGACAACTGAGCTCATGGGCGCAAAACGCTATGTGTTCGAAGTTGACATTCGTGCCAACAAAACGGAAATCAAAGCTGCCATCGAGCAGATCTTCAGCGTTAAAGTGACGAACGTGAACACGCTTCGCGTGCCAGCCAAGCCTAAACGCTACGGCCGTCATTCCGGATATACGTCCGAGTGGAAGAAAGCCTTCGTTCAACTGAGCGAAGACAGCAAAGAGCTGGAATTCTTCGAGTCGGTCTAA
- the rplD gene encoding 50S ribosomal protein L4, with the protein MPKVDVVNVSGAKVGDIELSEHVFGIEPNTHVLHSAVLLQQAAERAGTHKTKGRSEVRGGGRKPWKQKGTGRARQGSIRSPQWVGGGTVFGPTPRSYSFKLPRKVRRLAIRSALSSKVIASELIVLDQLSFAAPKTKEFQAVLNNLKVGRKALVVTAEFENNVALSARNIPGVKFVAASGINVLDVLSHDQLIITKDAVEKVQEVLA; encoded by the coding sequence ATGCCTAAAGTAGATGTGGTAAATGTGAGCGGCGCAAAAGTCGGCGACATTGAGCTCTCCGAGCATGTCTTCGGCATCGAGCCTAACACTCACGTCCTGCATAGCGCAGTTCTGCTGCAACAAGCAGCCGAGCGCGCTGGCACGCACAAAACCAAAGGACGCTCCGAAGTTCGCGGCGGTGGCCGCAAACCTTGGAAGCAAAAAGGAACCGGACGCGCGCGTCAAGGCTCCATCCGCTCCCCGCAATGGGTTGGCGGCGGTACGGTATTCGGACCGACTCCGCGCAGCTACAGCTTCAAGCTGCCACGCAAAGTTCGTCGTCTGGCTATTCGTTCGGCACTTTCTTCCAAAGTCATCGCTAGCGAGCTGATCGTTCTCGATCAACTGAGCTTCGCTGCTCCGAAGACCAAGGAATTCCAAGCCGTTCTGAACAACCTCAAAGTAGGCCGCAAAGCGCTCGTCGTAACGGCTGAATTCGAGAACAACGTGGCTCTGTCCGCCCGCAACATTCCTGGTGTGAAGTTCGTCGCAGCCTCGGGCATCAATGTTCTGGATGTGCTGTCGCATGACCAACTCATCATCACCAAGGATGCGGTCGAGAAAGTACAGGAGGTGCTTGCGTAA
- the rpmC gene encoding 50S ribosomal protein L29, which yields MKANEFRNLTTDELNQKVAGFKEELFNLRFQLATGQLDNPTRISAVRKEIARAKTVLRQRELGISS from the coding sequence ATGAAAGCTAATGAATTCCGCAACCTGACCACTGACGAGCTGAACCAAAAGGTTGCCGGCTTTAAAGAAGAGCTGTTCAACCTCCGCTTCCAACTGGCTACCGGCCAATTGGATAATCCGACCCGCATCAGCGCGGTACGGAAAGAAATCGCACGTGCCAAAACGGTACTGCGCCAAAGAGAACTGGGAATCAGCAGCTAA
- the rplB gene encoding 50S ribosomal protein L2 — protein MPIKKYKPTSPARRHMSVSTFEEITTNVPEKSLLAPLFKKAGRNNQGKITVRHHGGGHKRKYRIIDFKRTKDGIEGRVATIEYDPNRTSNIALINYVDGEKRYIIAPKGLKVGDAIVSGPSADIKVGNALPLENIPVGTLIHNIELKPGKGGQLVRAAGTEAQLLGKEETYVVIRLSSGEVRRILKTCRATIGSVGNEDHELVKIGKAGRSRWLGKRPEVRGVVMNPNDHPHGGGEGRAPIGRKSPMSPWGKPTLGAKTRKKKKASSQYIIRRRTK, from the coding sequence GTGCCTATCAAGAAGTACAAACCGACTTCCCCGGCTCGTCGCCACATGTCGGTCTCGACATTCGAAGAGATCACAACAAACGTACCGGAGAAATCGCTCCTGGCGCCGCTTTTCAAAAAAGCCGGCCGCAACAACCAGGGTAAAATCACGGTTCGTCACCACGGCGGCGGGCACAAGCGCAAATACCGCATCATCGACTTCAAGCGGACCAAAGACGGCATCGAAGGCCGCGTAGCGACGATCGAATACGATCCGAACCGCACTTCGAATATCGCTCTGATCAACTATGTCGATGGCGAAAAGCGCTACATCATCGCGCCTAAAGGCCTTAAAGTCGGCGATGCGATCGTTTCCGGTCCATCCGCAGACATCAAAGTGGGCAACGCGCTTCCACTGGAAAACATTCCGGTCGGTACGCTTATCCACAACATCGAGCTGAAGCCTGGCAAAGGTGGACAACTTGTTCGCGCAGCCGGTACGGAAGCTCAGCTTCTCGGTAAAGAGGAAACCTACGTGGTTATCCGTCTCAGCTCCGGTGAAGTGCGCCGCATCCTGAAAACTTGCCGTGCAACGATCGGCTCTGTTGGCAACGAGGATCACGAGCTCGTGAAAATCGGTAAAGCCGGCCGTTCCCGTTGGCTGGGCAAGCGTCCTGAAGTTCGCGGCGTAGTCATGAACCCTAACGATCACCCTCACGGTGGTGGTGAAGGCCGCGCTCCAATCGGACGCAAGTCGCCTATGTCTCCATGGGGCAAACCAACCCTTGGTGCCAAAACGCGCAAGAAGAAGAAAGCATCGAGCCAATATATTATTCGTCGCCGTACGAAATAA
- the rplP gene encoding 50S ribosomal protein L16: MLVPKRVKHRKEQRGHMKGRAKGGTEVHFGEFGLQALEPGWVTNRQIESARIAMTRYIKRGGKVWIKIFPSKPITQKPLEVRMGSGKGNVEKWVAVVKPGKVMFELAGVSEEIAREALRLAAHKLPVKTKFVKREEVGGEANES; the protein is encoded by the coding sequence ATGTTGGTACCTAAACGCGTCAAACACCGCAAAGAACAACGCGGACATATGAAAGGCCGCGCTAAAGGCGGCACGGAAGTTCACTTCGGTGAATTCGGCCTTCAAGCGCTTGAGCCTGGTTGGGTCACGAACCGTCAGATCGAATCCGCTCGTATCGCCATGACCCGTTACATCAAACGTGGCGGTAAGGTATGGATCAAGATCTTCCCTTCCAAGCCAATCACCCAGAAGCCTCTCGAGGTCCGGATGGGTAGCGGTAAAGGTAACGTGGAGAAATGGGTTGCCGTCGTTAAACCGGGCAAAGTGATGTTTGAGCTTGCCGGCGTATCCGAGGAAATCGCGCGCGAAGCATTGCGCCTTGCGGCCCACAAGCTCCCGGTAAAAACGAAGTTTGTGAAACGCGAAGAAGTGGGTGGTGAAGCAAATGAAAGCTAA
- the rplC gene encoding 50S ribosomal protein L3 translates to MKGILGKKLGMTQVFTAEGNVVPVTVIEAGPCVVLQKKDQENDGYEAVQLGFSDKKEKNANKPQVGHAKKANTAPKRYVREIRGISLGEYEVGQEIKADLFVEGEFVDVTGVSKGKGFQGVIKRWGQSRGPMAHGSRYHRGPGSMGSIQANRVPKGKRLPGHMGHETITIQKLEVVRVDAERNVLLVKGSIPGPKNSFVKIKQTVKK, encoded by the coding sequence ATGAAGGGTATCTTAGGTAAAAAGCTCGGAATGACGCAAGTGTTCACAGCTGAAGGTAATGTCGTGCCAGTCACGGTTATCGAAGCCGGCCCATGTGTCGTCCTGCAAAAGAAAGACCAAGAAAATGATGGCTACGAAGCTGTTCAGCTCGGTTTCTCTGACAAAAAAGAGAAAAACGCCAACAAGCCGCAAGTCGGCCATGCCAAAAAAGCCAATACGGCTCCTAAGCGCTACGTTCGTGAGATTCGTGGCATCAGCCTGGGCGAATACGAAGTCGGCCAAGAAATCAAAGCTGACCTGTTCGTTGAAGGCGAGTTCGTTGACGTGACGGGCGTATCCAAAGGCAAAGGCTTCCAAGGCGTGATCAAACGCTGGGGACAAAGCCGCGGCCCTATGGCGCACGGTTCGCGTTACCACCGCGGTCCTGGTTCGATGGGTTCCATCCAAGCGAACCGCGTACCTAAAGGCAAACGCCTTCCAGGACACATGGGCCATGAGACGATTACGATTCAGAAACTTGAAGTCGTACGCGTCGATGCTGAACGCAACGTACTGCTCGTTAAAGGCTCCATTCCGGGTCCTAAAAACAGCTTCGTTAAAATCAAACAAACGGTGAAGAAATAA
- the rplV gene encoding 50S ribosomal protein L22, translating into MAEAKAHANQVRIAPRKAQLVVDLIRGKQVGEAIAILRHTPRSASPIVEKLLNSAIANAEHNYQLDVNKLVVSQVFVNQGPTMKRFMPRAMGRASRINKRTSHITLVVSEK; encoded by the coding sequence ATGGCAGAAGCTAAAGCACATGCTAACCAAGTGCGCATTGCACCCCGCAAAGCTCAGCTCGTTGTTGACCTGATCCGCGGCAAGCAAGTTGGCGAAGCGATCGCAATCCTGCGCCACACTCCGCGCTCTGCATCCCCGATCGTGGAAAAACTTCTGAACTCTGCAATTGCGAACGCCGAGCATAACTACCAGCTCGACGTGAACAAACTGGTCGTATCCCAGGTATTCGTTAACCAAGGGCCGACTATGAAACGGTTTATGCCGCGCGCTATGGGCCGCGCAAGCCGCATCAACAAGCGCACCAGCCACATCACGCTGGTCGTATCTGAAAAATAA
- the rpsQ gene encoding 30S ribosomal protein S17, producing the protein MSERNNRKVQIGKVVSDKMDKTIVVAVETYKKHDLYHKRIKYTKKFKAHDENNTAKIGDTVKIMETRPLSKDKRWRLVQVVEEAVVL; encoded by the coding sequence ATGAGCGAACGCAACAACCGCAAAGTTCAGATTGGCAAAGTGGTCAGCGACAAAATGGATAAAACGATCGTGGTGGCTGTAGAAACCTACAAAAAACATGATCTCTACCATAAGCGCATCAAATACACGAAGAAATTCAAAGCCCATGATGAAAACAACACTGCGAAAATCGGTGATACGGTTAAAATCATGGAAACTCGTCCGCTGTCGAAAGACAAGCGTTGGAGACTGGTTCAAGTCGTCGAAGAAGCCGTTGTACTTTAA